TATTACATTTGTGTCAAATAGCGGCATCAAAAAAGTAGTTTATAGAGGTGCCCATTACATTGGTTCATCATGGCACTTGCTTTTTCTGTAGTAGCAATAAATGCTCACGGTCAAATGGGTTGCCTGATAGCCCATTATACTCTGGACGGCAATGCTGCTGATATCAGCGGTCATGGTTATGGCGGCACCTTGCATGGAACAACTCCCGCAGCCAATCGTTTCGGAAATCCTGCATCAGCATTGTTATTCAACGGTACATCAGATTACATTGAACTTCCGACGGATTTTGACCTTCAGCAGCGTACTATCTGCGCCTGGGTAAAGGTCAATAGCTATTCTACCAATATGGGGCTGGTGTTTTCGACCGACCACGCCGCAATGGTTTATGGTGGGACCGGTTTGAACACCTGGAATAATTCAGGTACAAATGAAATAGTTGTGGGCGTTGGTGCAAATTCCATTGCCAGCCCGAATACCCTTACCGGTGTGTGGTATCATATGGCCCTCAGTGTAAGTACGTCATGGGTTAAATATTATCTGAACGGTTCGCTGGTTGATTCTTTGCCCAACAATAGTTTTACACATTCTACTGGAGGACCAACCAATGCACATTTAGGCTGCAACAGGCTTATCAGTCGCTTTTACAATGGTGTGATGGATGACGTGATGATTTTTGATTGCGCGCTCGATGCTTCTACCATTGATTCTATATATAATGGTGTAGAAACCTGCTTGCTGGCTGATTATCCGCTTGATGGAAATGCTTATGATATTGGTGGTTTTGGTTATAACGGAACCTTGCATGGCGCAACCCTGGTACCGGGTCACAACGGCATTCCCAACACAGCACTGCATTTCAATGGAACGTCTGATTACATCGACCTCGGCTCTGATTTTGATATTCCGGTAAAGACAATCAGCCTTTGGGTTAAACTGGACACTTTTTCATCCGATATGGGCCTGATTTATTCAAGCGATCACGACCTTACCCAGTACGGAGGAACGGGAATCAACTCAACAAGCAGCGGCGGTAACAACCAGCTTGTGGTAGGAGTGGGAGTTAACTCGATATTCTCTCCTGAGAAATCAATAAATACCTGGTACCATCTTGCACTTACGGCAGGACCGGTTTGGCTGAAATTCTATATCAATGGTGTGCTGTTTGATTCTATAGTCAACAACAGTGTGTCTCATTCTACCGGGGGATGTTCCGCGGCTCACCTTGCTTGTAACAGGCTTCATACGCGCTTTCTGAAGGGCAGCATCGACGATGTGAAAATATTCAAATGTGAGTTAAGCCATGATGAAATAGCACAGTTATTATTATCAACAGACATGCCGCTTGCCGGAACTTCAACGATGAGCGTTTATCCAAATCCGGCTGAAGATAAAATAACCCTTGAAGTGCCTGCATTCAAAGGTTGTGCAAAAGCGTCCATTTACAATATGCAGGGACAGTTGATTCTGCAGAAAACAATCACCGGTGAAAAAACTGAGATGGAACTTAACGGCTGTGCAAGCGGAATATATGTGCTTACATTATCTGACGGCATCAACACGTCAGTTAAGAAATTTATTAAGCAATAGGGTTTGCTAAGTGCTTCTTGGAGCCGGTTTTTCAAGAACCGAACACAATGATTGGTCTTTAATAAAAAAAAAGCGTTGCAAATGCAGCGCTTTTCCTTGTTGTCCCGCTAGGGGTTCCGCCGAAGGCGGACAGGCTTCTCCCCCTGGATGCAGGATAAAAAAAAGAGCCACACTTTCGTGCGGCTCTTGCCATGTTGTCCCGCTAGGGGTCGAACCTAGACTCTTCTGATCCAGAATCAGACGTGTTGCCAGTTACACCACGGGACAATAAAACCGCTGCAAAAATATAAAACTTTTATTTGCTGCGGCGAAAAAAGTTGCCTTTTTTTTAAATGCCTGGCAGATAGTGGTTCTTATATGTAATTCGTCAATTACTTACCCTTTTTTCCGGCATCCTGAATGTTTGTCCAGGCACTTTTTAGGGTTACGGTACGGTTTAACACAAATTTATCCGCTGTTGTGTCGCTATCCACACAGAAATATCCAACCCGCTCAAACTGCAATCTGG
Above is a genomic segment from Bacteroidota bacterium containing:
- a CDS encoding LamG-like jellyroll fold domain-containing protein, which encodes MALAFSVVAINAHGQMGCLIAHYTLDGNAADISGHGYGGTLHGTTPAANRFGNPASALLFNGTSDYIELPTDFDLQQRTICAWVKVNSYSTNMGLVFSTDHAAMVYGGTGLNTWNNSGTNEIVVGVGANSIASPNTLTGVWYHMALSVSTSWVKYYLNGSLVDSLPNNSFTHSTGGPTNAHLGCNRLISRFYNGVMDDVMIFDCALDASTIDSIYNGVETCLLADYPLDGNAYDIGGFGYNGTLHGATLVPGHNGIPNTALHFNGTSDYIDLGSDFDIPVKTISLWVKLDTFSSDMGLIYSSDHDLTQYGGTGINSTSSGGNNQLVVGVGVNSIFSPEKSINTWYHLALTAGPVWLKFYINGVLFDSIVNNSVSHSTGGCSAAHLACNRLHTRFLKGSIDDVKIFKCELSHDEIAQLLLSTDMPLAGTSTMSVYPNPAEDKITLEVPAFKGCAKASIYNMQGQLILQKTITGEKTEMELNGCASGIYVLTLSDGINTSVKKFIKQ